From the Comamonas antarctica genome, the window TGTGCTTTTTCCAAGCCGGCAGCCAGGTCGATCGGCCCGATCAAGATTGACGCTGGCGGTGCGACCAGCAATCCTTGCGCGCCATGACCGCTTCTTCCACACCCCCCTCCTCCATGGCCGTGCTCGAAGCCTTGTGGCACGAAGCCCGGCTCGATGCCAGTGCGCTGCGCCGCGCGCATCTGACCGGATCCAGCGACCATCTGCGCAGCAGCTTCGCGGCAGCCACCCTGGCGCAGGCCAGCGCCGCTGCCGGTGCGCTCGCGGCGACCGAAATCGGCGCCCTGCGGCAGCCGCAGTGGCCGGCGCAGGAGGTGGCCGTGGACATCGCGCCCGTGCTGGCCGAAACCACCGGCTATTTCACGCTGGACGGCCTGCGCCCGCCCTCGTGGGCGCCGATCTCCGGGCTGTATGCCTGCGGCGAGGCCATCGCGCAGCCCGGCTGGGTGCGCATCCACGCCAATTTCGAGCATCACCGCGATGGCGCGCTGCGCCTGCTGGGGCTGGCGCCGGGCCCGCACATGTCCCGGGACCAGGTCGCCCAGGCATTGCGCGGCTGGAACGCGCTGGATTTCGAGGCCCGCGCCACCGCGGCGGGGCTGGTGGTGGCCGCAGTGCGCAGCCTGGAGGAATGGGCGCAGCACCCGCAGTGCGCCGCGCTGCGCACCCAGCCGCTGCTAGCCATCACCCAGCTCGATGCCGGCCATGCCGCGCCACCGCGTGCCTGGCCGGCCAGCGGCTGCGCGGCGCTGCCCTTGGAGGGTCTGCGCATTCTTGACCTCACCCGCATCCTCGCGGGGCCGGTGGCCACGCGGACCCTGGCGGCCTATGGTGCCGAGGTGTTGATGGTCAATGCGCCGCACCTGCCGAACATCGAAGCCATTGCCGATCTGAGCCGTGGCAAGCGCTCGGCGCTGCTGGATCTGCGCAGCGGCGACGCGATGGCGCAGATGCAGCGCCTGCTGCCGCATGCGCATGTGTTTGTGCAAGGCTACCGGCCGGGGAGCCTGCAGGCCCTGGGCCTGGGCGTGGACGCCGTGGCGCGCACCGCTCCCGGAATCGTCTACGCCAGCCTGTCGGCCTACGGACGCAGCGGGCCCTGGGCCGACCAGCGCGGCTTCGACTCCCTGGTGCAGGCGGTGAGCGGACTGAACCTGGCGGAAGCACAGGCCTTCGGCGACGCCACGCCCAGGGCCTTGCCGATGCAGATTCTCGACTACGGCGCCGGCTACCTTTTGGCGTTTGGCATACAGTCCGCCCTGCTGCGCCAGGCCACCCAGGGCGGGACCTGGCATGTCGAGGTCTCGCTGGCGCGCGTCGCGCAGTGGCTGGTGGCGCTGGGGCGGGTGCCGGTGCCGCACCCGCCAGGCGCGGCGGGCACGACCGACTGGATCGAGCCCTGGCTGGAGACGGTCGCCAGTGGCTATGGCGAACTGCGTGCAGTGCGGCCGAGCGCCGTGCTGTCGCGGACCCCGGCGCGTTGGCGCCGGCCCGTCGTTCGCCCCGGTACAGACGCCCCCTGCTGGTCCTAGCGGCGGGCGCGGCGGGTCTCAGCGCGGGATGCCGCTGCCGCTGGCCGGCGCCAGCGCCTGGAGCAGCCGCGCGGCGTTGGCCTGCATCATCTCGACATAGGTCGCCGCCGGCCCGCCGGGCGCAGACAGCGCATCCGAATACAGGCGCCCGCCCAGGGCCACGCCGGTCTCGCGCGCGAGTTGCTCGAGCAGGCGCGGATCGGAAATGTTCTCGAGGAAGATGGCGCCAACGCGTTCCTGGCGCACCTGCCGTATCAGCTGCGCCAGATCGCGCGCCGAGGGTTCGGCCTCGGTGGACAGCCCGCGCACCGGGATGAAGCGCAGCCCATAGGCCTGCGCGAAGTAGCCAAACGCATCATGCGTCGAGACCACGCTGCGGCGCTGCGGTGGCAGGCCCGCGAACTGCGCGCGCAGCTGCGCATCGAGCGCCGCGAGGCGCGCCCCATAGCCGGTGGCGCGCTGGCGGTAGCGCGCGGCGTTGGCCGGGTCGGCCTGGGCCAGGCCGCGGGCGATGTTGCCCACATAGGCAATGGCATTGCGCACGTCCTGCCAGGCATGCGGGTCGGCGCCGCCGTGGGCATGGGCGTGCGCGTGGCCATGCGCATGGCCATGGGCGTGCTCGCCGTGGGCCGATGCGGGCATGGCGCGCGGCGCGATGCCTTGCGCGGCAACGATTTCCACGCCGCCGAAGCCTGCCGCGTTCTTCAGCCGCGGCAGCCAGGGCTCGAACCCCAGGCCGTTGCTGACCAGCACCCGCGCCTGCTGCAACTGCCGCGCCTGGCGCGGCGTGGGCTCGAACACATGGGCGTCGCCATCGGGGCCGACCAGCGCGGTGACGTCCACCATTTCGCCGCCGACTTCGCGCGCCAGATCGGCAAGAATCGAAAAGCTGGCCACGACGGGCAGGCGGGCAGCGGCGGCGTGGCCGGCCGTGGCGGCCGTGGCGGCCGTGGCGGCCGTGGCGGCCGTGGCGGCCGTGGCGGCCGTGGCCAAGGCCATGCCCAGCAGGCTGCGGCGGGAAAGTGGGAGGTGGTTCAAGACAAAGCTCCAGTCAACAGGATTCTTGCGCGCCGGGCCGGCGCAGCGCGCGCACGCTGCCGTGCGCGCCGGCCAGCAGCGACAGCGCGTACAGCGCGCCCAGGCTCAGCGTGATGGCGGCCGAGGCGGCAATGCCCAGGTGGAACGAGGTCAGCAGCCCGAGCACGCTGCCCAGCACCGCCAGCGCCACGGCCAGCGCCATCTGCGCGCCCACGCTGCGCTGCCAAAAGCGCGCCGCCGCGGCGGGCAGCACGGCAAAGGCCACGGCCATCAGCGTGCCCAGCGAGTGAAAGCCGCCCACCAGATTGAGCACCAGCAGCAGCATGAAGACGGCATGCGCCAGCGCGCCCTGGCGCCCTTGCAGGCGCAGGAAGCCGGGATCGAAGCATTCAACGATCAGCGGCCGGTAGATCAGCGCCAGCGCCAGCAGCGTGGCCGTGGCAATGCCCCCGGTCAGCAGCAGGGTCGGGTTGTCGAGCGCCAGCACCGAGCCGAACAGCACATGCAGCAGATCGACATTCGAGCCGCGCAGCGAGATCAGCAGCACGCCGAGCGCCAGCGAGATCAGATAGAAGCCGGCAAAGCTCGCATCCTCGCGCAGCGCCGTGTGCCGCGTGACCATGCCCGACAGCAGCGCCACCAGCAGGCCGGCCAGCAGCCCGCCCAGCGTCATGGCGCCCAGCGACAGGCCGAAAAACAGATAGCCCAGCGCCGCGCCGGGCAGGATGGCGTGCGACATCGCATCGCCCACCAGGCTCATGCGCCGCAGCAGCAAGATCGTGCCCAGCGGCGCGGCGCCGGCGCTCAGCGCCAGGCAGCCGGCCAGCGCCCGCCGCATGAAGCCATAGTCGGCAAACGGCAGCCACAGCTCGGCAATCATCGCGGCCACTCCGCGTCCTCGAGGGCCTCGAGCACGGCGCGCGTCTCGCCCCAGCCCCGCATCCGCCCGGCCAGCGCCAGCGTCTGCGGGAAGTGGCTGCGCACGCGCTCGCGCTCATGCAGCACCGCGATCACCGTCTTGCCCTGCACATGCCAGTCCTGCAGCAGTTGCAGCAGCGCTTGGGCCGTGGCCTCGTCGACGCCCGCCAGCGGCTCGTCCAGCAGCACGACCGGCGGGTCCTGCACCAGCAGGCGCGCAAAGCGCATGCGCTGGAACTGCCCACCCGAGAGCTCGCCGATGTAGTGCGCCTGCAATCCCTGCAGGCCGACGGCGGCAATGGCCGCGCGCACGCGCTCGGCCAGCGGCGGTGTCACCCGGCCGAAAGCGCCGATGCGCGGCCACAGTCCCACCGCGACGAAATCCTCGACGCTGACCGGGAACTGCGGGTCCACCCCGCCGGCCTGGGGCAGATAGCCCAGCGCCGGCCGCGGATGGCGCGACGCAATGCTGCCGCGCAGCGGCCGCAGCAGGCCCAGCAGCCCCTTGAGCAGGGTCGACTTGCCGCCGCCGTTGGGGCCGATGACGGCCGTCATCGAACCCCGCGCGAAGTGCCCGCTGAGGTCCTGCACGGCCAGGCGCGCGCCATAGCCCAGGCTCACCCGATCGAGACTCAGGTCGGCGCCAGCCTGCGCCGGCTGCAGCGGCTCCATGCGGTCCATTCGCATCATGCGCGCCCTGCCCTTCCTGGCCTTCCTGCCTTTGCTAGCTCCTCATGGCCCAGGCCAGCGCCAGCCACAGCAGCGCGGCCACGGCGGCGGCCACGAGGCAGCGCACGGCGGCAGCGGCCTGCAGCAGGCGCACGCGGTGCGCACTCCGGCCACCCTCGGGTCTTGTCCAAAGCATTTTCAGCATCCATCGACGACTGTGATTTCATAACATGTGATGTTATAACAATTTTCAGCCGGCGATGACGGATCGGGCGCAGGCGGCGCAGCAGCCGCAGCGACTTCCCGCGCGCGCCCGGCCTTGGGCGATACTTGGCGACCAACAACCAGAGGAGACCAATTCGATGATGCATCGCCGCACCGTGATGGCCTGCGCCGCCGTGGGCGCCTTGTGCGCCGCGCTGGGCAACGGCCTGGCCCTGGCACAGGGCGTGGGCCCGTGGCCTGTCAAACCCATCACCTTCGTGGTGCCGCAAAGCCCTGGCGGCGCCAACGACGTCATTGCGCGTGCCGTGGCGCAGAGCCTGGGCAGCACGCTGGGACAGCCGGTGATCGTGGAAAACCGCCCCGGCGCCAACGGCAATCTCGGCACCAGCCAGGTGGCGCGCAGCGCTGCCGACGGCTACACCTTCCTGGTGACGGCGCAAAGCGCGCACACCATCAACCCCGCGCTCTACACCCGGATTCCCTTCGATCCGATCAAGGACTTCACGCCGGTGATGCAGCTGGCGGTGGCGCCCTATCTGCTGGTGGTCAATCCGAAGTTCCCCGCCAAGACGCTGGACGAACTGGTGGCCTACGCCAAGACCCATCCCGGCCAGGTGGAGTACGCCTCGGCGGGCAACGGCACGCTGAACCATCTGCTGGGCGAGATGCTGAAAAAGCAGCGCGGCGTCAACCTGCTGCATGTGCCCTACAAGGGCGCGGCCGCCGCGGCCACCGATGTGGTGGCGGGCCAGCTGCCCGTGACCTTCGGCAGCTTTCCCGGCGTGATGCCGTTTGTCACCAGCGGCAAGCTGCGCGTGCTGGGCGTGGCCTCGGACAAGCCCACGCCGCTGGCGCCGGAGATTCCCGTGCTCAAGGAACTGGCCGTGACCTCGTGGTATGGCCTGCTGGCGCCGGCCGGCACGCCCCAGCCCATCGTGGACAAGGTCTACCTGTCGATCACGCAGGTGTTGAACACCCCGGCCATGAAGGAGCGGCTCAGGGCGCTGGGCGCCGAGCCGGTGCAGTCCACCCCCGCGAGCTTTGCCGCCGGCCTGCCGGCGGAACTGGCGCAGTGGCAGAAGATCGTCGACGCCTCGGGCGCACGCATCGACTAGCCCGCGGGGCGCGCACCACCGGCCTAGGGCGGCGGCAGCGCATCGAGCACGCGCTGGCGCGCGCCCGTGGTGTGCGCCAGGATCGACTGGTCGGTGGCCACCAGCACGCTGCCCGGCGCCAGCAGCGGCAGCAGCTGCACGGCAAAGGCGGGCGCGAGGCGCACGTTGTCGATGGCCTCGGGCCGCAGCGCCACGCCGGCCTCGCTTTCATGGCCGGGCACGCCCAGCAGCACCCATTGCGGCATGCCGCCCGGCGCCACCGACTGCACGACCAGCGCGTGCGTGCCCGTCCAGGCCGCGGCACTGCGCAACGCGATGCGCGCGCGGCCGATTTCCACGCCGCCGCGCAGCACCACGAGCCGCTGGTCGCGGCTGCTGAGCACCAGCGAGACCGGCCCGTCGGCTGCGCGTTCGGGCTGCCAGCGGCTGTCCTCGTCGGGGCCCAGCGGCGTCACCGCCGCCGTGTCGGCTGCGCCGCGCGCGTTCACCGGCGCCAGCATCGAGGGATGGGCCACGGCCTGCGGCGCCTGGCCCTGCGCGGCCACGACCACGGTCATGCCCAATGTGGTCGCCGCAAACAGGCGCTGCGCAAATGCGGTGGGCAGGTGGATGCAGCCGTGCGACTCGGGGTAGCCCGGC encodes:
- a CDS encoding CoA transferase, producing the protein MTASSTPPSSMAVLEALWHEARLDASALRRAHLTGSSDHLRSSFAAATLAQASAAAGALAATEIGALRQPQWPAQEVAVDIAPVLAETTGYFTLDGLRPPSWAPISGLYACGEAIAQPGWVRIHANFEHHRDGALRLLGLAPGPHMSRDQVAQALRGWNALDFEARATAAGLVVAAVRSLEEWAQHPQCAALRTQPLLAITQLDAGHAAPPRAWPASGCAALPLEGLRILDLTRILAGPVATRTLAAYGAEVLMVNAPHLPNIEAIADLSRGKRSALLDLRSGDAMAQMQRLLPHAHVFVQGYRPGSLQALGLGVDAVARTAPGIVYASLSAYGRSGPWADQRGFDSLVQAVSGLNLAEAQAFGDATPRALPMQILDYGAGYLLAFGIQSALLRQATQGGTWHVEVSLARVAQWLVALGRVPVPHPPGAAGTTDWIEPWLETVASGYGELRAVRPSAVLSRTPARWRRPVVRPGTDAPCWS
- a CDS encoding metal ABC transporter solute-binding protein, Zn/Mn family; its protein translation is MALATAATAATAATAATAATAATAGHAAAARLPVVASFSILADLAREVGGEMVDVTALVGPDGDAHVFEPTPRQARQLQQARVLVSNGLGFEPWLPRLKNAAGFGGVEIVAAQGIAPRAMPASAHGEHAHGHAHGHAHAHAHGGADPHAWQDVRNAIAYVGNIARGLAQADPANAARYRQRATGYGARLAALDAQLRAQFAGLPPQRRSVVSTHDAFGYFAQAYGLRFIPVRGLSTEAEPSARDLAQLIRQVRQERVGAIFLENISDPRLLEQLARETGVALGGRLYSDALSAPGGPAATYVEMMQANAARLLQALAPASGSGIPR
- a CDS encoding metal ABC transporter permease, with the translated sequence MIAELWLPFADYGFMRRALAGCLALSAGAAPLGTILLLRRMSLVGDAMSHAILPGAALGYLFFGLSLGAMTLGGLLAGLLVALLSGMVTRHTALREDASFAGFYLISLALGVLLISLRGSNVDLLHVLFGSVLALDNPTLLLTGGIATATLLALALIYRPLIVECFDPGFLRLQGRQGALAHAVFMLLLVLNLVGGFHSLGTLMAVAFAVLPAAAARFWQRSVGAQMALAVALAVLGSVLGLLTSFHLGIAASAAITLSLGALYALSLLAGAHGSVRALRRPGAQESC
- a CDS encoding metal ABC transporter ATP-binding protein → MMRMDRMEPLQPAQAGADLSLDRVSLGYGARLAVQDLSGHFARGSMTAVIGPNGGGKSTLLKGLLGLLRPLRGSIASRHPRPALGYLPQAGGVDPQFPVSVEDFVAVGLWPRIGAFGRVTPPLAERVRAAIAAVGLQGLQAHYIGELSGGQFQRMRFARLLVQDPPVVLLDEPLAGVDEATAQALLQLLQDWHVQGKTVIAVLHERERVRSHFPQTLALAGRMRGWGETRAVLEALEDAEWPR
- a CDS encoding Bug family tripartite tricarboxylate transporter substrate binding protein yields the protein MACAAVGALCAALGNGLALAQGVGPWPVKPITFVVPQSPGGANDVIARAVAQSLGSTLGQPVIVENRPGANGNLGTSQVARSAADGYTFLVTAQSAHTINPALYTRIPFDPIKDFTPVMQLAVAPYLLVVNPKFPAKTLDELVAYAKTHPGQVEYASAGNGTLNHLLGEMLKKQRGVNLLHVPYKGAAAAATDVVAGQLPVTFGSFPGVMPFVTSGKLRVLGVASDKPTPLAPEIPVLKELAVTSWYGLLAPAGTPQPIVDKVYLSITQVLNTPAMKERLRALGAEPVQSTPASFAAGLPAELAQWQKIVDASGARID
- a CDS encoding L,D-transpeptidase, coding for MQQRALPRRRWLHAAGAAALAALAPLAARAEPVWGAATSSPVDTPPAALKPGQWIWAGDQAAAGPMVMVVSLSEQRAYLYRNGLLEAATTVSSGKPGHRTPTGVFTILQKDRHHHSSLYDNAPMPYQERLTWDGIALHAGGLPGYPESHGCIHLPTAFAQRLFAATTLGMTVVVAAQGQAPQAVAHPSMLAPVNARGAADTAAVTPLGPDEDSRWQPERAADGPVSLVLSSRDQRLVVLRGGVEIGRARIALRSAAAWTGTHALVVQSVAPGGMPQWVLLGVPGHESEAGVALRPEAIDNVRLAPAFAVQLLPLLAPGSVLVATDQSILAHTTGARQRVLDALPPP